In a single window of the Bradyrhizobium sp. ORS 285 genome:
- a CDS encoding AI-2E family transporter has product MISRQPLSVRTTEEVLGLISALAVAIFAVIIIALLYFGRDIFVPVALAILLSFVLAPLVAQLQRLRAPRGLAVVSVVVLAFVVIFALGSLLATQLAQLASELPNYQSTMSNKIQSFRDTKAGRGTLERASDMLKDLGKELDKPKEPEAPRPPSGLRGTPSTPVAPIPVEVRQPDPGALDSLRTLISPLIHPLATTGIIIIFVIFILLQREDLRNRLIRLAGSSDLQRTTAALDDAAYRLSRLFLTQLALNGGFGVVIGVGLWLIGIPSAILWGILAAALRFVPYIGAVIAAAFPLALAAAVDPGWTMLIWTLALFVVVEPLLGHVIEPMVYGRSTGLSPVAVVVSAAFWTALWGPIGLVLATPLTVCLVVIGRHVERLEFLDVMFGDRPALSPPEIFYQRMLANDPTEAAEKAEEFLKERSLIAYCDEVAVKGLQLAQADAERGALAYDRLATIRDAVTELTVDLSDQNDAPAAGETTTDPEAASAIDGSASNGHADTLPVLSKDSLAEGWRSEQPLLCMAGRTPIDEAAAVLLAQLFSAHGLGAKVSGAEALSTANVIKLEPAGLAIACLVYLGHSGVAHMRYGVRRLKRRLPRAKVMLVCCAADLDQDAAKALQEATKADLVTVSMGEAVKVCIDAARAKTSPPVPSVKLDPTTNVA; this is encoded by the coding sequence ATGATCAGCCGACAACCGCTCAGTGTCCGAACCACCGAGGAAGTTCTCGGTCTGATCAGCGCGTTGGCTGTCGCGATCTTCGCGGTCATCATCATTGCGCTGTTGTATTTCGGCCGTGACATCTTCGTTCCAGTGGCGCTGGCCATTCTGCTCAGCTTCGTTCTGGCGCCGCTGGTGGCGCAACTGCAGCGGCTTCGGGCTCCGCGCGGGCTGGCGGTCGTCAGTGTGGTCGTTCTCGCCTTCGTGGTGATCTTTGCGCTCGGCAGCCTGCTCGCCACGCAACTCGCCCAGCTCGCCAGCGAGTTGCCGAACTATCAATCGACGATGAGCAACAAGATCCAGTCGTTCCGCGACACCAAGGCTGGGCGAGGAACGCTCGAGCGTGCGTCGGACATGCTCAAGGATCTGGGCAAGGAGCTCGACAAGCCGAAGGAGCCGGAGGCGCCCCGGCCGCCGAGCGGACTCCGAGGGACTCCTTCGACGCCTGTGGCCCCGATTCCGGTCGAGGTGCGCCAGCCTGATCCCGGAGCGTTGGACAGTCTTCGCACGCTGATCTCGCCGCTCATTCATCCCCTGGCGACCACCGGCATCATCATCATCTTCGTGATCTTCATCCTGCTCCAGCGCGAGGATCTCCGGAACAGGCTCATTCGCCTCGCCGGCTCCTCCGACCTGCAGCGCACCACGGCGGCGCTCGATGATGCGGCCTACAGGCTCAGTCGACTGTTCCTGACCCAGCTTGCCCTGAACGGCGGATTTGGCGTCGTGATCGGGGTTGGGCTGTGGCTCATCGGCATTCCCAGCGCCATTCTCTGGGGGATCCTCGCCGCTGCGCTGCGGTTCGTGCCCTATATCGGCGCCGTCATCGCTGCAGCCTTTCCGCTGGCGCTGGCTGCGGCAGTCGACCCCGGCTGGACGATGCTGATCTGGACGCTGGCGCTGTTTGTCGTGGTCGAGCCGCTGCTCGGGCACGTCATCGAACCCATGGTCTACGGACGAAGCACGGGTCTGTCCCCGGTCGCCGTGGTCGTGTCCGCCGCGTTCTGGACCGCTCTGTGGGGCCCCATCGGGTTGGTGCTCGCGACGCCGCTGACGGTCTGCCTAGTCGTCATCGGACGGCATGTGGAGCGCCTGGAGTTCCTCGACGTGATGTTCGGCGATCGTCCGGCGCTGTCGCCGCCCGAGATCTTCTATCAGCGCATGCTCGCGAACGATCCAACGGAAGCGGCCGAGAAAGCCGAGGAGTTTTTGAAAGAGCGGTCCCTGATCGCCTATTGCGATGAGGTCGCCGTCAAGGGGCTGCAGTTGGCCCAGGCCGACGCCGAGCGAGGGGCGCTCGCTTACGATCGCCTTGCGACCATCCGTGACGCGGTGACCGAGTTGACCGTCGATCTCTCCGACCAGAATGACGCTCCTGCGGCTGGCGAGACGACGACCGATCCAGAAGCGGCGTCAGCCATCGACGGCTCGGCGAGCAACGGGCACGCTGACACGTTACCCGTGCTCAGCAAAGATAGCCTTGCGGAAGGGTGGAGAAGCGAACAGCCGTTGCTTTGCATGGCGGGTCGAACACCGATCGATGAAGCGGCCGCGGTGCTTCTTGCGCAGTTGTTCTCGGCGCACGGATTGGGGGCGAAGGTGTCGGGAGCGGAGGCGCTGTCGACGGCGAACGTCATCAAGCTCGAGCCGGCAGGACTTGCGATTGCCTGCCTGGTTTACCTCGGCCACTCCGGCGTTGCCCATATGCGCTACGGAGTCCGCCGCCTGAAGCGGCGCCTCCCGAGGGCCAAGGTGATGTTGGTCTGCTGCGCGGCGGATCTCGATCAGGACGCAGCGAAGGCGCTGCAAGAAGCGACCAAGGCCGACCTGGTCACTGTGAGCATGGGCGAGGCTGTCAAGGTGTGCATCGACGCCGCGCGGGCCAAGACGTCTCCGCCGGTGCCGTCGGTCAAACTTGATCCGACGACGAATGTTGCATGA
- a CDS encoding antibiotic biosynthesis monooxygenase, whose amino-acid sequence MFIAMNRFRVAKGSEAAFEQVWLSRDSHLDKVPGFVEFHLLKGPEAEDHTLYASHTIWASKTAFEDWTKSEAFRMAHKGAGDNKPLYLGPPQFEGFEVKQTVGGKK is encoded by the coding sequence ATGTTCATCGCCATGAATCGCTTTCGCGTCGCCAAGGGCTCGGAAGCCGCCTTCGAGCAGGTCTGGCTGTCGCGCGACAGCCATCTCGACAAGGTGCCCGGCTTCGTCGAATTTCACCTGTTGAAGGGCCCAGAGGCCGAGGACCACACGCTCTACGCCTCGCACACGATCTGGGCGTCAAAGACGGCTTTCGAGGACTGGACCAAATCCGAAGCCTTCCGCATGGCTCACAAGGGGGCGGGCGACAACAAGCCGCTCTATCTTGGACCTCCGCAGTTCGAGGGGTTCGAGGTGAAGCAGACGGTGGGCGGGAAGAAGTAA
- a CDS encoding DUF1501 domain-containing protein yields MTMERITTSLLTSRRQLMLAGASFAAWAYLPKFARAADARDPRLIVVILRGALDGLATVAPVGDPDYAGLHGAIALASDGPHPALPLDSFFALHPSMPEFARMYRDNKAAVIHAVATPYRERSHFDGQDVLESGFAGPGRVQSGWLNRAMEALPRGPRVSGALAVGPTAPLVLRGAAPTVGWAPVTLPQADDDTAMRLVDLYTHRDPVLASALSQGLKLEKVAFGDEMKPKPGGNQIAAMRQVARGAAKLIAADDGPRIAALAFDGWDTHANEGGAVGRLAQLLSGLDGALAEFESGLGPRWRDTVVVVATEFGRTAKINGTQGTDHGTGTIALLAGGAVKGGRVIADWPTLKMASLYQGRDLAPTTDLRAVFKGVLADHLGLGERALGDSVFPESAAVKPMKGLVA; encoded by the coding sequence ATGACGATGGAGCGGATCACGACCTCGCTGTTGACCTCGCGACGGCAATTGATGTTGGCCGGCGCCTCCTTTGCCGCCTGGGCGTATTTGCCCAAATTCGCCCGCGCGGCCGACGCGCGCGATCCACGGCTGATCGTCGTCATCCTGCGCGGCGCGCTCGACGGGCTCGCCACGGTCGCGCCGGTCGGCGATCCCGATTATGCCGGACTGCACGGCGCCATCGCGCTCGCATCCGATGGACCGCACCCGGCGCTGCCGCTGGATTCGTTCTTTGCGCTGCATCCGTCGATGCCGGAATTCGCGCGCATGTATCGCGACAACAAGGCGGCCGTCATCCATGCGGTCGCGACGCCGTATCGCGAGCGCTCGCATTTCGACGGCCAGGATGTGCTCGAAAGCGGCTTTGCCGGTCCCGGCCGCGTGCAATCCGGCTGGCTCAACCGCGCGATGGAGGCGCTGCCGCGCGGGCCGCGCGTCTCCGGCGCGCTCGCGGTCGGACCGACCGCACCGCTGGTGCTGCGAGGCGCCGCGCCCACCGTGGGCTGGGCGCCGGTGACCCTGCCGCAGGCGGACGACGACACCGCGATGCGGCTGGTCGATCTCTACACGCATCGCGATCCCGTGCTGGCGTCGGCGCTGTCGCAGGGACTGAAGCTGGAGAAGGTCGCGTTCGGCGACGAAATGAAGCCCAAGCCAGGCGGCAACCAGATCGCGGCGATGCGCCAGGTCGCGCGTGGGGCGGCGAAGCTGATCGCGGCCGACGATGGTCCGCGCATCGCGGCGCTGGCCTTCGACGGCTGGGACACCCATGCGAACGAAGGCGGCGCAGTCGGCCGTCTTGCGCAGCTGCTCTCGGGGCTGGATGGCGCGCTCGCGGAGTTCGAAAGCGGGCTTGGCCCGCGCTGGCGCGACACGGTGGTGGTCGTCGCCACCGAGTTTGGGCGCACGGCGAAGATCAACGGCACGCAGGGCACCGATCACGGCACCGGCACGATTGCGCTGCTCGCCGGCGGCGCGGTCAAGGGCGGTCGCGTGATCGCCGACTGGCCGACGCTGAAGATGGCGAGCCTCTATCAGGGGCGTGATCTCGCGCCGACCACGGATCTGCGCGCCGTGTTCAAGGGCGTGCTCGCCGATCATCTCGGCCTCGGTGAGCGCGCGCTCGGCGACAGCGTGTTTCCCGAGAGCGCGGCCGTGAAGCCGATGAAGGGGCTGGTGGCGTAA
- a CDS encoding DUF1800 domain-containing protein has protein sequence MARDPQAALVALNRFGFGARGGASGDLLNAASDPRGFVKAELLRPSGALLEVPGLQPTPALAEAVFAYQEEVKRAREAAAKSAAETPAAEQPGQTRLSTNGADAPMTATASAAPTTGASMAPAAGEAAQAKPAQPQQPPNVVQKTFRAEALARLQRAVLADCGFTERLVAFWSNHFCISAGKGELARMWAGSFEREAIRPHVLGRFADMLKAVEQHPAMLFFLDNQESLGPDSRAGQNRKRGLNENLAREIMELHTLGVGGGYTQEDVTSLARIITGWSFAGRNARNGAPGSFVFNANAHQPGPQTLLGKVYQDDGVTQGEAALADIARHPSTAKFVATKLARHFIADDPPPALVARLEAVFKKSDGDLKAVTLALVDSDEAWSAPLTKIRSPYEFLVAGGRLLARVPEDPGFYLNSLNTLGQPLWAPAGPNGFADSNAMWAAPEGMKLRLDISAQLAARLGNNIDPRDLLDLVAGEATSTETRRTIERAESRQQALALLLMAPEFQRR, from the coding sequence ATGGCCCGTGATCCCCAGGCGGCCCTCGTGGCGTTGAACCGCTTCGGCTTCGGCGCGCGCGGCGGTGCTTCGGGTGATCTCCTCAATGCGGCGTCGGATCCGCGCGGCTTCGTCAAGGCGGAGCTGCTGCGGCCGAGCGGTGCTCTGCTCGAGGTCCCCGGTCTGCAGCCGACGCCCGCGCTGGCCGAGGCCGTGTTCGCCTACCAGGAGGAGGTCAAGCGGGCGCGCGAAGCCGCGGCGAAGTCGGCCGCCGAGACGCCGGCGGCGGAGCAGCCCGGCCAGACCCGCCTGTCGACGAACGGCGCCGACGCTCCGATGACCGCAACGGCCTCGGCTGCACCGACCACAGGCGCCAGCATGGCCCCTGCTGCGGGAGAGGCGGCACAGGCCAAGCCTGCTCAGCCGCAGCAGCCCCCGAACGTGGTGCAGAAGACCTTCCGCGCCGAAGCGCTGGCGCGGCTGCAGCGCGCGGTGCTCGCCGATTGTGGCTTCACCGAGCGTCTGGTGGCGTTCTGGTCGAACCATTTCTGCATCTCCGCAGGCAAGGGCGAGCTGGCGCGGATGTGGGCCGGTTCGTTCGAGCGCGAGGCGATCCGGCCGCACGTGCTCGGGCGCTTCGCCGACATGCTGAAGGCGGTCGAGCAGCATCCGGCGATGCTGTTCTTTCTCGACAACCAGGAATCGCTCGGCCCTGACTCGCGCGCCGGCCAGAACCGCAAGCGCGGCCTCAACGAGAACTTGGCGCGCGAGATCATGGAGCTGCATACGCTCGGCGTCGGTGGCGGCTACACGCAGGAGGACGTGACCTCGCTGGCGCGCATCATTACCGGCTGGAGTTTTGCCGGCCGCAATGCCCGCAACGGCGCGCCGGGCAGCTTCGTGTTCAATGCCAATGCGCACCAGCCGGGGCCGCAGACCTTGCTCGGCAAGGTCTATCAGGATGACGGCGTCACGCAGGGCGAGGCCGCGCTCGCCGACATCGCGCGCCATCCCTCGACAGCGAAATTCGTCGCCACCAAGCTTGCGCGCCATTTCATCGCCGATGATCCGCCGCCGGCGCTGGTCGCGCGGCTCGAGGCCGTGTTCAAGAAAAGCGACGGCGATCTCAAGGCGGTGACGCTGGCGCTGGTCGATTCCGATGAAGCGTGGTCTGCGCCACTGACCAAGATCCGCTCGCCCTATGAGTTCCTGGTCGCCGGGGGGCGTCTCTTGGCGCGCGTGCCCGAGGATCCCGGCTTCTATCTCAACTCGCTGAACACGCTTGGCCAGCCCTTGTGGGCGCCGGCCGGTCCCAACGGATTCGCCGACAGCAATGCAATGTGGGCCGCGCCCGAGGGCATGAAGCTGCGGCTCGACATCTCGGCGCAACTCGCCGCACGGCTCGGCAACAACATCGATCCGCGTGACCTGCTCGATCTCGTCGCGGGCGAGGCGACGTCCACCGAGACGCGGCGCACGATCGAGCGCGCGGAATCGCGCCAGCAGGCGCTGGCGCTGCTGTTGATGGCGCCGGAATTCCAGAGGAGATGA
- a CDS encoding cysteine-rich CWC family protein, giving the protein MKKDRPNVVPNVTNRLANVTARQLICESCGTEFSCDPGGACWCFDESVRLPLPKDGQSRFKDCLCSNCLTKLARDSEPTS; this is encoded by the coding sequence ATGAAAAAGGACCGGCCGAACGTGGTTCCGAACGTGACAAATCGTTTAGCAAACGTGACCGCGCGACAGCTCATCTGCGAGTCCTGCGGCACGGAATTCAGCTGCGATCCCGGCGGCGCGTGCTGGTGCTTCGACGAGAGCGTTCGCCTGCCGCTGCCGAAAGACGGGCAAAGCCGGTTCAAGGACTGCCTGTGCAGCAATTGTCTGACGAAGCTGGCCCGCGACTCGGAGCCGACATCGTGA
- a CDS encoding TetR/AcrR family transcriptional regulator — protein sequence MARSSDPTRARILAAANKLFYADGIRAVGVDAVAEKAGITKKTLYYHFRSKDDLVAAYLAARDQPNLALFKRWFDEAEGALPEKIAAIFRHLAESARHPKWRGCGFLRTTAELANLPGHPAIKIGAAHKKKFEAWLRAIFEEAGIERAAELARQMLLLLDGSFAVVLLHRDASYMETAGEAARALVAAALPRRTRSTAARAR from the coding sequence ATGGCCCGTTCCTCCGATCCCACCCGTGCGCGTATTCTCGCTGCGGCGAACAAGCTGTTCTATGCCGACGGCATCCGCGCCGTCGGCGTCGATGCGGTGGCCGAGAAGGCCGGTATCACCAAGAAGACGCTGTACTACCATTTCCGCAGCAAGGACGACCTCGTCGCGGCCTATCTCGCCGCGCGTGACCAGCCGAACCTGGCGCTGTTCAAGCGCTGGTTCGATGAGGCCGAAGGCGCCTTGCCTGAGAAGATTGCAGCGATCTTCCGTCATCTCGCCGAGTCCGCGCGGCACCCGAAGTGGCGCGGTTGCGGCTTCCTGCGCACGACGGCGGAGCTCGCCAATCTGCCCGGTCACCCCGCGATCAAGATCGGCGCCGCGCACAAGAAGAAGTTCGAGGCCTGGCTGCGGGCGATTTTCGAGGAGGCCGGCATCGAACGTGCAGCCGAACTGGCACGCCAGATGCTGCTGCTGCTCGACGGCTCGTTCGCGGTCGTGCTGCTGCATCGGGATGCCAGCTACATGGAGACCGCGGGCGAGGCGGCGCGAGCGTTGGTCGCGGCGGCGTTGCCGCGGCGAACGAGATCCACGGCGGCGCGTGCGCGCTAG
- a CDS encoding crotonase/enoyl-CoA hydratase family protein — translation MTDPVLLHVSDHTALLTLNRPQRLNALSYALIDALMAALDRIETEPGIRAVILTGAGERAFSAGADIHEFSESVSQGRAVALRDFVRRGQAMTARLEAFRKPVIAAVNGLAFGGGCEITEAVHLAVASERASFAKPEIRLGMPPTFGGTQRLPRLVGRKRGLELLLTGDAFTPQRAFEIGLINAIVPHDQLLPAARALAQRIIRHGPDAVASVITATTRGLNMTIGEGLDVESEQFARLVGGRELGEGLAAWRDRRSPAS, via the coding sequence ATGACCGATCCCGTTCTGCTTCACGTCTCCGATCACACCGCCCTGCTCACGCTCAACCGGCCGCAGCGGCTGAATGCGCTGAGCTACGCCCTGATCGACGCGCTGATGGCCGCGCTCGACCGCATCGAGACCGAGCCCGGCATCAGGGCCGTGATCCTGACCGGCGCCGGTGAGCGCGCCTTCTCGGCCGGCGCCGACATTCATGAATTCTCGGAGAGCGTCAGCCAGGGCCGCGCCGTCGCGCTGCGCGACTTCGTGCGGCGCGGCCAGGCGATGACCGCGCGGCTGGAGGCATTCCGCAAGCCGGTGATCGCCGCCGTGAACGGGCTTGCCTTCGGCGGCGGCTGCGAGATCACCGAGGCCGTGCATCTGGCGGTCGCCAGCGAGCGCGCCAGCTTCGCCAAGCCGGAGATCCGGCTCGGCATGCCGCCGACCTTCGGCGGCACGCAGCGGCTGCCGCGCCTGGTCGGCCGCAAGCGCGGGCTCGAATTGCTGCTGACCGGCGATGCGTTCACGCCCCAGCGCGCTTTCGAGATCGGCCTCATTAACGCGATCGTGCCGCACGACCAGCTGCTGCCCGCGGCGCGCGCGCTCGCCCAACGCATCATCCGCCACGGTCCCGACGCCGTCGCCAGCGTGATCACCGCGACGACGCGCGGCCTCAACATGACGATCGGCGAAGGGCTTGATGTCGAAAGCGAGCAGTTCGCACGCCTCGTCGGCGGCCGCGAGTTGGGCGAAGGTCTGGCGGCGTGGCGCGACCGCCGGTCGCCGGCGTCCTAG